The window GGTGCAACGATCCCTTAGGGGATATATTGTGCCAAACTAAGCAAGAACTGCTTTACAATAGAGAGAAGATTCTCAGGAAAGGACTCCCATAAACCCTTACAAGGGTAAGAAGTAGCCCATTTAGAAATAGAGTGAGCGATAACATTTGCAGATCTAATTACACGACAAAAAAGATCAGAAGGAAAGCTCCTCCTTTAACCACAATGTATCTTACGCTATTGTGGAAAAATTGGGAGCGAGAGAGGCAGTTAATAAGCACCTGGTAGTCAGAAATAGCTATCACAAGTGGCTGAGAAGTAGTAGGAGACATTAAAGCACTTTCTATAAGTTACCTCGCCGAAAAAGAGGCTTTTGGATGGGGTTCCTATCAAAATTTATCAGGGGAAACCCATAAAGCTAATAGGGGATAGTAAGAATAGCCTCTACTTCAAGACCTGAAAACAACGATCTCAATTTTGTCAAATCCCACTTTGCATGCATTCCATTAAGCTCTGAAACCCTTTCAAGAGAGCAATAAGGGGGTTTGAGGGAGTAGTGTAGCCTTCGATCAAGGACACCCTCCCAAATTTGTATAAAAGAGCTATTGCCAATTATCCATAGCAATCCCTTTTGCTAAAAATTCTGATCATTCAAAATACTTATCCAAGCCCATGATTGCTCATCTCCTACAGAAGCCTGGATGAAGTTTGCATCAAACAAGTAAATTTCGGTCTCCAGAGTAGGATCTACAGCTCAAATTAAAGCCATGAAACAAGTAGCTGGCAAATTAAAATTGGAACTAGCTCAATTTGCAGAGTTAATACTTTTCACCAATCTAGCTCACAAAGGAGTTGCTTCTGAATGGAGTTGTCATCCCAATTTAACCAATAAAGCTAAATTTTGTATTCTATATGTAAGTCCCTTCACTCCCAATTCAACAAGAAGCTTTGGCAAGCATAAGAAGTCCAGTAGTAAACATTTAAGGCATCCCTAAGGCTTTTGAGCGATCCATGGTTTGCTTTTAGGAAGCTAAGACGGTCATTAACAAAGGAGTGAGCGATCTCAAGGCTATTCCTCTTCACTCTCATCTCTTTAAGGCTTCCATTCACCACTGCTCCAGAAATCAAGTGAGGCATTTGGTACAAAGAATGAATTGACTAAAAGATAGGGAGTCACACAGTCTTAAGACCTCTAGAAAGGACAATAGAACCTTTTTCGTATTGAATGGAGTCCAATttgaaaacctggtcaagatcGCTGGATCAGCCACGACAGATATTGACCGATCCAAGATTACAAACCTTGCTTTACACAACAAAGTAATAGACAACCACAAAGGGCTAGAAATATACAGCACAGAAGACGTAGCTTTATTGCCTGGAACAATTGGTTGGCCCGCAATGGTCAGATCTTCAGAGATAACTTTGTTTCTCCAACATTAGTTATCCAACGTGTTCAAGCTGCACCCTTGTAATACATTAATGCTCAAGCTCAAGTCCAGGTTAACCAAACACAGCCACTAACTGATCAAAATCAGCACATATCTAAACCTTGGCGCTCTCCCAACCCAGGATTTTTAAGGTGAACTGTGGAGACGAACCAATGGGCAAGAATAACTATGGAATTGGTTATATCATCTGCTTAAGGAACTCATCTCACTCATAGGACTGCAACACGAAGCCCCTCTGTTTGTTCTCCCTATTCTCAATGACAATAACCAATTGTCCTCTTACTTTCTTCAGTGTTCTTTTAGTAGTGTTCCCAAAGAAAGGAATATCTGGCCAGGAAGGCCTATCCTCTGTTCTAATGAATAGATCTCAAGactacataaaaaaaaaacaatcaatgcttaaaaaccctagaatctgtCCATTGGTGAAAATCAAGATCGATCACGACCGATTCAATCCAATTTCGATTCTCAATACTTAAACCATGGTCTTACTATACTTAAAAACCTGCAATGCTAATTTGGATACCAATTCTACCGTATTTCCTGCAAAAATAGAGAAGACACGTCACAGCCAGTTCTACTATACTTCAAACGTAGTTCAGAGTTCAGATGGGAGCAACCCCTAATCCCTTGTACTGCTTACTTTGGCAGGAACCAAGGGTAGCACCAATATCCATGTCCAGGTGTAGGTGGGTTACGAGTAATACACAAAATGATCACTGCTAGTGCTTAGTATTTACGCTGTCAATtgcttggtatttttttttttcatttgggcaaacaacatttttttttatggaaattttcatttggattgaaacttgatatgtaaGTACCTTGATAACTACCTTACCGATCTGAAATTTGTTTGAACCCAAAACAAATGATCTGAAATTTGTTTGAAcccaaaacaaatgaaaaaaactcTGCTCAGAAAGTTATTAGAATTTAAAAGCATCCATCTTACTAACATTAGAACATCTTATAACTGGTCTTTCAAAAATCTAGAGATGAATTTGGGACGATTTCGAGTATTTGCTTTGGATTTGAGGTTCTGAAATGTGATAAAATTGGGGATGAAAAAAAACTTAAGATACGAGATTGGGGAGATGAATGTCTATCCATTTTGATACGGAGACAAACAGAAGATAGTGAGAGTGGAAGGAGAGGACCGTATGTAGCCGCGAGATGTAGATGATCCAAAATGGCAACTGCTTTGGGCATCCAACGTAACGGCTGAAAACATTCTCGATATTCGAAGGTTTATTTTTGTTAGAGAGGTCTCATCTTAGAGTTCCTACCCCTCTGCTGGGACCTTCGATTTCCATTGTTCAATGAACTCAAACATACGCTTCACACGCAGTGAAATTTGATcgagagaggggaaaaaaaagaagagatttttAATTCGAGGTTTGCATGTATGAAATGATAGATTAAAATAGGAACCGAAcgcagaaaaaaaaatcaggtcCGGCAATCTGATTTCATATAAATTCAATTTTCGAAGGCAAACTTGGAAGAAAGCGCATCTTTCAAAAGCGCTTCCTCCATAGGTCCCTCGTatcgaattaaaaaaaatatatatagaaataAATGATGCTCAGTGAATACGAACCAGAAGGCGTTCATCTTGCAGGATCCGAAAACCCTGCAATCTATGACATTCTTCTTCCGATCTCTTCATTGCATCTCTCCCAAACAACAACAGAAACgcagaagagaaaaataaacgTTAAAAGCTAAACACTTCTTGAAGTCAAGGTTAACAACTGAAACCCTAGAGATGAGCTCAATAAATAGCCCTCTGTAGCTGTAGCGATAGAATGTATAAGAACCCTAACGACGAAATTTGGGCTGGGCCAGCCCGATGCTCGACCAGCCAACTTTGCAATTAGCACTATTTCTTCTGAGTCGGTCTGAGCCAGAAATATAGCCAGGCTGGCCACATATTTCAAGGAAGATATATatgattttttcctataaattaagGGAGGAGGATTGCTGCCAGGTTGCATGGCCCCAATACTAGTGCGCTGGCTAATGAATGAATGTGCGTGAGGCATCCAATAGAaatgggatttttcatttcaaaggggtcattttcattcttcttGTGTGGTACTTGCACTGAGCAATttggcaacattctttttccccaaaaaagaaaaaagaaaatggaagagatctTTTGAGCAAGGGGCATAGAGGAAAACATCAATGAAATGCGACTGAATGATTTTGTTCGTAAGAGGGTAGCGAGATCATTTCATgtaagaaggaaggagagagagagagaggaagttaGCATGCCCTCCCCGTTGCAACTGTACCATGCATTCATGCGTGTGGATTTGGCTTTCCTCCATCTATGGTGGGAGCTGGAAGGTCTAGCGCTCGGAAACCCCCCTAAAAATAGGGTTGGattggtcatttcacaagtggggcccaggtgggacccacttgtGGAATGACCAGCCCACCCAtgtttttgctgtcgtttagtAGGattggaccctccagctcctgccatGGTTGGAGGAAATCCATTTCCCCCATTCGCTAGGTTATGTTTCAAGAGATGTGAGTGAGACCCTTGCTCTGCCACTTTCCCATCCTCTATCATTGCTATCACATGACATTCCTTATCATCGATAGACTACGTGTCAGAGTCATGGTGGTTTTTCGAggaagtcttttttttttttttttaatagttaaaAATATTAGaagtttacttttattttcttcgcATGAGTATCAACTTTGGGGATTTTtactccaaaaaaataaaaactttgaggaataattaaaattttcatagTAAGTAGTAGATGTAAAACAAGTGTCTAGGTcaatgaggggggggggatagagGCATCATTTCATAAGTGTCGTATGAGGCgcataggaaacaccatcaattagagatcttttgtcctttattttcttatctagTAAGTCTaagaaatgagttttttgacctTTATACCCTTGATCTATACCAAaaactagggctgtaaacggatcggatttggctcggatagtgctatatctgcatccgctatagaaacggattcggatagtgttaaaaggatacggacacggatacagatcggatattttatccatttacatgtaaatatagttttttggatagctatagtctatccgtatccacatctctttagctttcggacgaatTTGAATAATGCTCAACGGATACGGACAGGACACGGATAGAAAATCATTTCGACTATTAATTTACACCCCTACCGAAAATCATAGCTCCTCGGTTCCTCCAATAAGAAAACTTTCCTTCTCTATTtatttgtgatcttttaaaattGCGGTTCAGAATATCAGATCAGATtcgaaccttttttttttggttcaaatgCTTAAACCATGGGTGGAATCTGAGTTCTGACATCAAGGAATTGAAGAAGTTATCTCACCTGCTTCAGATTGCAGCTGCGATCGAGTAGTAAGTCCTTCTTCGAGTATGCGATGGGACTAATGTATAAATGCTTCTCTACTCTCTGAGGCTACTACGCCACCAACTgaaacagcaccactactctcCGAGTCTAAGATTCTACCGTTTCATCATCAGGAACCTTGCatccaccgccaccgccacacCATTTCACTTCCTCTTGAAGGAATGCAAGTCTCTCTCCGAAGCTCGATGCATCCATCAACAAATACTGGTCAGAGGTCTCATAGGCATGGCAAGCGACACAGTCGCTATGTACGTCGCTTGCGACGCTCCTGTCTACGCCCTCGCCGCACTCGAACGCCTCACACCCTCCCCTCCAGCCGTCTTCTGGTGGAATGCCCTCATCAGGAGAGATGTTCGCCTTGGATTCCTTGACGGCGCCCTTACCCTTCACAGCCAAATGGAGAAGTTGGGATGGAGGCCTGACCAGTACACCTTTCCTTTTGTTCTCAAAGCTTGCGGCGAGCTTCCTTCCTTCCGAAGAGGTACTGCTGTCCATGGTGTCGTGTGCGCCCGTGGCTTCGAATCCAATGTCTTCGTCTGCAATGCCCTCGTAGCGATGTACGGTCGATGTGGTGCTCTGGAAGAAGCACGTCAAGTGTTTGACGAGGTGTTACAGAGAAAGATAGATGATGTCGTTTCATGGAACTCGATTCTGGCGGCTTACGTGCAGGGTGGTCATCCATCCAGCGCTTTGGAGTTGTTCGTTAGGATGGGTAAGGATGTTAGGCTACGTCCCGAAGCTGTGACCCTTGTTAATGTCTTTCCCGCTTGTGCTTCGGTGGGAGCTTCGCTGCAAGGTAGGGGGGCGCATGGCTTCTCGCTACGGAGTGGTCTCATAGACGACGTGTTTGTGGGTAATGCTGTCGTCGACTTGTATGCCAAGTGTGGAATGATGGAGGCAGCGAAGAAGGTGTTTGATCGCATGCCTGTTAAAGATGTGGTTTCTTGGAATGCTATGGTCACTGGGTATTCTCAGAGCGGCAGCTTTGAAGATGCTCTGCAACTGTTCGAGAGAATGCAGGAAGAGAAGATCGAATTGAACGTAGTGACCTGGAGCGCTGTGATTGCTGGTTTTGCTCAAAGGGGTCGTGGTTGTGAAGCCCTGGATGTATTCCGGAAAATGCAGATTTCTGGTGCGGCACCCAATGTGGTCACACTAATCTCCCTTCTGTCGGGTTGTGCTGCCGTGGGAGCTCTTCTTCAAGGAAAAGAGACTCATGGTTATGCTATCAGGCGCATTTTGAACCAAAATGATGGTGATCCTGGTGATGATCTAATGGTGAACAATGCTCTCATAGATATGTATTCCAAATGCAGGCGTGCAAAAGATGCCCATGCCGTCTTTGAATTGATATCCCCAAATGAGCGAAATGTGGTTACTTGGACGGTCTTGGTTGGTGGTTATGCACAGCATGGCGATGCCAATAATGCATTGGAGCTTTTCTCCAGCATGTTCCGGGGACCTAATGCCAGGATCCCTAATGCTTTTACCATTTCCTGTGCTCTGATGGCTTGCGCTCGGCTGGCCTCATTGAGGCTTGGTAAACAAATCCATGCTTACGTGATGCGAAATCGTTTTGAATCTGTTATGCTGTTTGTGGCCAATTGCCTCATAGACATGTACTCCAAGTCTGGAGATGTTGATGCAGCTCGACGTGTTTTTGATAAGATGGAACACAGGAATGCCGTCTCCTGGACATCTTTGATGACAGGTTATGGGATGCATGGCCGTGGTGAGGAAGCACTCCAGGTCTTTGACAGCATGAGAGCAGCAGGTCTTGTTCTAGATGGGGTAACCTTCATTGTTGTTCTATATGCTTGCAGCCATTCTGGGATGGTTAATCAGGGCATGGATTACTTCAATATAATGGGCAGTGAGTTCGGTGTAGTTGCAGGGGTGGAACATTATGCGTGCATGGTGGACCTTTTGGGCCGCTCTGGTCGCTTGGATGAAGCTGTGGAACTTATAAAGG is drawn from Telopea speciosissima isolate NSW1024214 ecotype Mountain lineage chromosome 1, Tspe_v1, whole genome shotgun sequence and contains these coding sequences:
- the LOC122656211 gene encoding pentatricopeptide repeat-containing protein At5g16860 — encoded protein: MLLYSLRLLRHQLKQHHYSPSLRFYRFIIRNLASTATATPFHFLLKECKSLSEARCIHQQILVRGLIGMASDTVAMYVACDAPVYALAALERLTPSPPAVFWWNALIRRDVRLGFLDGALTLHSQMEKLGWRPDQYTFPFVLKACGELPSFRRGTAVHGVVCARGFESNVFVCNALVAMYGRCGALEEARQVFDEVLQRKIDDVVSWNSILAAYVQGGHPSSALELFVRMGKDVRLRPEAVTLVNVFPACASVGASLQGRGAHGFSLRSGLIDDVFVGNAVVDLYAKCGMMEAAKKVFDRMPVKDVVSWNAMVTGYSQSGSFEDALQLFERMQEEKIELNVVTWSAVIAGFAQRGRGCEALDVFRKMQISGAAPNVVTLISLLSGCAAVGALLQGKETHGYAIRRILNQNDGDPGDDLMVNNALIDMYSKCRRAKDAHAVFELISPNERNVVTWTVLVGGYAQHGDANNALELFSSMFRGPNARIPNAFTISCALMACARLASLRLGKQIHAYVMRNRFESVMLFVANCLIDMYSKSGDVDAARRVFDKMEHRNAVSWTSLMTGYGMHGRGEEALQVFDSMRAAGLVLDGVTFIVVLYACSHSGMVNQGMDYFNIMGSEFGVVAGVEHYACMVDLLGRSGRLDEAVELIKGMPMKPSPIVWVALLSACRTHANVDLGEYATKRLLELESENDGSYTLLSNIYANAGRWKDVARIRSLMKKTGIRKRPGCSWVQGKNGTATFYVGDRSHPQSQQIYEVLANLIGRIKALGYVPETSFALHDVDDEEKSDLLAEHSEKLALAYGILTSAPGAPIQITKNLRVCGDCHTAITFISRIVDHEIIVRDSSRFHHFKMGVCSCRGYW